In Candidatus Gastranaerophilales bacterium, a single genomic region encodes these proteins:
- a CDS encoding phosphoglycerate kinase — protein sequence MKKSIKDLNDIKGKRALVRVDVNVPLDENHNVTDDTRIQAILPTVKMLKDKGAKIILMAHLGRPKGEVKPEFSLAPVAKYLAKVLGEDVKFVSTSIGEGAEKELVDLKDGEVALFENIRFYKAEEAKDDDMTFANELAKLGDFYVNDAFGAAHRNHTSTAKLAKVLKPAVSGLLMEKELRCLSQALDNPVRPFTAVVGGAKVSSKIGVLENLLDKVDNMIIGGGMAYTFVKANGGKIGNSICEDDQIEVAKAIEKKAKEKGVKLVMATDVLVADDFSGNGTNKFVKINEIPDGFEGVDAGLDSRKSFADVLKSSKTILMNGPVGAFENPKFAEGTKAVLEAIVEATKNGAVSVIGGGDSVSAAKKFAKAEDFTHVSTGGGASLEFIEGKVLPGVAALDEA from the coding sequence ATGAAAAAGTCAATTAAAGATTTGAATGACATCAAAGGAAAAAGAGCATTAGTTAGAGTAGATGTAAATGTTCCATTGGACGAAAATCACAACGTGACAGATGATACAAGAATTCAAGCTATTTTACCAACAGTAAAAATGCTAAAAGATAAAGGTGCAAAAATTATCCTTATGGCTCACTTAGGCAGACCAAAAGGTGAAGTAAAACCTGAATTTTCATTGGCTCCGGTTGCTAAATATTTAGCTAAAGTTTTAGGAGAAGATGTTAAATTTGTATCAACTTCTATTGGTGAAGGTGCCGAAAAAGAATTAGTAGATTTAAAAGACGGAGAAGTTGCATTGTTTGAAAATATCCGTTTTTATAAAGCAGAAGAAGCAAAAGATGACGATATGACATTTGCAAATGAACTTGCAAAACTTGGAGATTTTTATGTAAATGATGCCTTTGGTGCAGCTCATAGAAATCATACTTCAACAGCAAAATTAGCAAAAGTTTTGAAACCTGCTGTATCAGGATTGTTGATGGAAAAAGAATTAAGATGTTTATCTCAAGCACTTGATAATCCTGTAAGACCTTTTACTGCAGTAGTTGGCGGTGCAAAAGTTTCATCAAAAATCGGTGTTTTAGAAAATTTACTTGATAAAGTAGACAATATGATTATCGGCGGTGGAATGGCTTATACATTTGTTAAGGCAAACGGCGGAAAAATCGGTAATTCAATTTGTGAAGATGACCAAATTGAAGTAGCTAAAGCAATCGAAAAGAAGGCTAAAGAAAAAGGTGTAAAACTTGTAATGGCTACAGATGTTTTGGTTGCTGATGATTTTTCAGGTAATGGAACAAACAAATTTGTTAAAATAAATGAAATACCTGATGGGTTTGAAGGAGTTGATGCTGGTCTTGATTCAAGAAAATCATTTGCTGATGTATTAAAATCTTCAAAAACAATATTGATGAATGGACCGGTTGGTGCGTTTGAAAATCCTAAATTTGCCGAAGGTACAAAAGCTGTATTAGAAGCAATTGTAGAAGCTACAAAAAACGGTGCAGTTTCTGTTATCGGCGGTGGAGATTCGGTTTCTGCAGCTAAAAAGTTTGCAAAAGCTGAAGATTTTACCCATGTTTCAACTGGTGGCGGTGCTTCTCTTGAATTTATCGAAGGGAAAGTATTACCAGGAGTTGCTGCTTTAGATGAAGCTTAA
- a CDS encoding peptidyl-prolyl cis-trans isomerase: protein MKNVFKLFLLLFLGAFCFLSSLNNSDYSKAIAFQTNCSQVKASHILVDSKEQAEIIKQKLDEGANFQLLAKEYSKCPSGTSGGDLGYFSRGQMVKEFENAAFNMNIGEVSKPVKTQYGWHIIKVYNKI, encoded by the coding sequence ATGAAAAATGTTTTTAAATTGTTTTTACTATTATTTTTAGGTGCTTTTTGCTTCTTATCTTCTTTAAATAATTCCGATTATTCAAAAGCAATCGCTTTTCAAACCAATTGTTCACAAGTAAAAGCAAGTCATATTTTAGTTGATTCAAAAGAACAAGCAGAAATCATAAAACAAAAATTAGATGAAGGTGCTAATTTTCAATTATTAGCTAAAGAATACTCTAAATGCCCATCAGGTACATCCGGTGGCGATTTAGGTTATTTTAGCCGTGGTCAAATGGTCAAAGAATTTGAAAATGCAGCTTTTAATATGAATATAGGTGAAGTTTCAAAACCTGTTAAAACACAATATGGCTGGCATATAATAAAAGTTTATAACAAAATTTAG
- the rseP gene encoding RIP metalloprotease RseP codes for MNLIIMILLISLLILVHEAGHFFVAKLFKMKVDKFGFGLPFGPTLYSKKFGDTEFLIHAFLLGGYVSFPDDDENSELPKDSPERFMNKPIRQRLAVVLAGVISNFLFAVLIVYLAGMIWGYLPSNSYQTSVAKILQTATPSTVVSGLQSEDIIYSINGSKDNLPIVMNKYLNASKSYDGTTDLRLVNKKETELLKINDISRGEYIRKGTTIKLPQFDAEQPVHFTYDELLGFEKVKKSENEINLDEKQLKIRNDIKNKKYYTVEDENISVKDIATAMSDTYKPLQIIVLRNGQQIKLNDIYPDENGMIGIEKKIKENMNKTRNPIKVMKNTSDYIYYNTSMMIYGLSKMIMGKVPVQEMHGIVAITKIGSDVIQYQGLFKGLLLTAIISLNLAIINLLPIPALDGGHVFFLLVEKMRGKPLNEKAMEVVGNLFFYLLVILMILIIFNDVFALVTKQI; via the coding sequence ATGAACCTGATTATAATGATATTACTAATAAGTTTGTTGATATTAGTTCATGAAGCAGGTCATTTTTTCGTTGCAAAACTGTTTAAAATGAAAGTTGATAAATTTGGTTTCGGGCTTCCTTTCGGTCCAACTTTGTATAGTAAAAAATTCGGAGATACAGAATTTTTAATCCACGCTTTTTTGTTAGGCGGATATGTTTCTTTTCCAGATGATGATGAAAATTCAGAACTTCCTAAAGATTCTCCGGAAAGATTTATGAATAAACCTATAAGGCAACGTCTTGCTGTTGTTTTAGCCGGCGTTATTTCTAATTTTTTGTTTGCTGTTTTAATAGTATATTTAGCAGGAATGATTTGGGGTTATTTGCCATCTAACAGTTACCAAACATCTGTTGCAAAAATTTTGCAAACGGCAACTCCTTCTACAGTCGTTTCCGGGCTTCAATCAGAAGATATAATTTATTCTATTAATGGCTCTAAAGACAATTTGCCTATCGTTATGAATAAATATTTGAATGCGTCTAAATCTTATGATGGTACTACTGACCTTAGGCTTGTTAATAAAAAAGAAACAGAACTGCTTAAGATTAACGACATAAGCAGAGGTGAATATATTAGAAAAGGAACTACTATAAAATTACCTCAATTTGATGCTGAACAACCTGTTCATTTTACCTATGATGAGCTTTTAGGTTTTGAAAAAGTTAAAAAATCAGAAAACGAAATAAATTTGGACGAAAAACAACTTAAAATAAGAAATGATATAAAAAATAAAAAATATTATACCGTTGAAGATGAAAATATTTCTGTAAAAGATATAGCAACAGCTATGAGTGATACCTATAAACCATTGCAAATAATAGTTTTGAGAAATGGTCAACAAATTAAATTAAACGATATTTATCCCGATGAAAACGGTATGATTGGTATTGAGAAAAAAATCAAAGAAAATATGAATAAAACCAGAAATCCAATAAAAGTTATGAAAAATACATCTGATTATATTTATTACAACACATCTATGATGATATACGGATTGAGTAAAATGATTATGGGAAAAGTGCCTGTTCAAGAAATGCACGGAATTGTTGCTATAACAAAAATTGGCTCTGATGTTATTCAGTATCAAGGTTTGTTTAAAGGACTGTTGTTGACTGCTATAATCAGTTTAAATCTTGCAATTATTAATCTTTTGCCTATACCGGCTTTAGATGGCGGGCATGTGTTTTTCTTGTTGGTAGAAAAAATGAGAGGAAAACCGTTAAATGAAAAGGCAATGGAAGTTGTAGGGAATTTATTCTTCTATTTGCTTGTTATTTTAATGATTTTGATTATATTTAATGACGTTTTTGCTCTTGTTACAAAACAAATTTAG
- the fliI gene encoding flagellar protein export ATPase FliI — MTTFDNYKKTIIETKTLRKIGKVLEIIGLIIEADGPEASIGDLCHIYNKQGDSPIFAEVVGFKESRILLMPLGSMEGLRPGATVVSTGAPMKIQVSDQLIGRVLDGLGKPIDTLGEINSQELYSTQGKLINPMARSLIRSPLSLGIKAIDGFCTLGKGQRMGVFAGSGVGKSTTLAMMAKNTNADLNVIALIGERGREVREFIDAILGPEGMKRTVVVVATSEQPSLVKIKAAFVAISIAEYFRDKGKDVLFMLDSVTRIAMAQREVGLAVGEPPATRGYTPSVFALMPKFLERAGSNENGTITGLYTVLVEGDDFNEPISDTARSILDGHIMLSRDLAHKNHYPAIDVLQSISRVMNDVVEKEHKSAAAKIRNLLAVYKKNEDLINIGAYVKGSDPLIDRSINFMDEINNFLIQSTDEKIDFETSTKLLVDIASKI, encoded by the coding sequence ATGACAACTTTTGATAATTACAAAAAAACCATTATCGAAACAAAAACTCTCCGTAAAATAGGCAAAGTTCTTGAAATAATTGGTTTAATAATAGAAGCTGACGGCCCTGAAGCAAGTATTGGTGACCTTTGTCATATATACAATAAACAAGGTGACTCTCCTATTTTTGCCGAGGTTGTAGGTTTTAAAGAATCAAGAATTTTATTAATGCCTTTAGGTTCTATGGAAGGACTTCGCCCTGGTGCTACTGTTGTTTCAACTGGTGCTCCTATGAAAATTCAAGTAAGTGACCAGCTTATAGGTAGAGTTTTAGACGGTTTAGGAAAACCTATTGATACTTTAGGCGAAATAAATTCTCAAGAATTATATTCCACACAAGGAAAACTAATCAATCCTATGGCTCGCTCCTTAATAAGAAGCCCTTTATCTCTAGGTATTAAAGCTATTGATGGATTTTGCACTCTTGGAAAAGGTCAAAGAATGGGCGTTTTTGCAGGTTCTGGTGTAGGAAAAAGCACAACTCTTGCTATGATGGCAAAAAACACAAACGCTGACCTAAACGTTATAGCCCTTATAGGAGAACGTGGAAGAGAAGTTAGAGAATTTATTGACGCAATACTAGGACCCGAGGGAATGAAACGAACCGTTGTGGTTGTAGCAACTTCTGAACAGCCTTCTTTGGTTAAAATTAAAGCAGCTTTTGTGGCTATATCTATTGCTGAATATTTTAGAGATAAAGGTAAAGACGTTTTGTTTATGCTTGACAGTGTAACCAGAATTGCAATGGCACAAAGAGAAGTCGGCCTTGCCGTAGGAGAACCCCCTGCAACAAGAGGCTACACTCCTTCTGTATTTGCTTTAATGCCAAAATTTTTAGAAAGAGCAGGCAGCAATGAAAATGGTACCATCACTGGTTTATATACTGTTTTAGTAGAAGGTGACGACTTCAATGAACCAATTTCTGACACAGCAAGAAGTATTCTCGACGGGCACATTATGCTTTCAAGAGATTTGGCTCACAAAAATCACTATCCTGCTATTGATGTTCTGCAAAGTATTTCTCGTGTTATGAATGATGTTGTAGAAAAAGAACACAAATCAGCTGCTGCTAAAATAAGAAACCTTTTGGCTGTTTACAAAAAAAATGAAGACCTTATAAATATTGGGGCTTATGTTAAAGGCTCTGACCCATTGATTGATAGGTCTATCAACTTTATGGACGAAATTAATAATTTCTTAATACAATCCACTGACGAAAAAATAGACTTTGAAACATCTACAAAATTACTTGTAGATATTGCCTCTAAAATATAG
- a CDS encoding histidine triad nucleotide-binding protein, protein MSKDCIFCKIANKEIPCDFIYENENVVAFNDLNPQAPTHFLVIPKKHFASLNETNDDKILSEVLNGVKETVKKLGINEYRTVINTGEKAGQTVFHLHAHVLADRDLKWPPG, encoded by the coding sequence ATGTCTAAAGATTGTATTTTTTGTAAAATAGCAAATAAAGAAATTCCTTGTGATTTTATTTATGAAAATGAAAACGTTGTTGCTTTTAATGATTTGAATCCTCAAGCACCTACTCATTTTTTAGTCATTCCGAAAAAACATTTTGCTTCTCTTAATGAAACTAATGACGACAAAATATTGTCAGAAGTTTTAAATGGAGTAAAAGAAACCGTTAAAAAACTTGGAATTAATGAATATAGAACGGTTATTAACACTGGTGAAAAAGCAGGTCAAACGGTTTTTCATCTCCATGCACACGTTCTTGCCGATAGAGATTTAAAATGGCCTCCGGGCTAG
- the typA gene encoding translational GTPase TypA: MKNQKIRNIAIIAHVDHGKTTLVDCMLKQAGVFRENQQVQERVLDSNDIERERGITILSKNISINYNGYKINVVDTPGHADFGGEVERVLGMVDGALLIVDAAEGPMPQTRFVLSKALELGIRIIVVINKIDKPAADPAKALDDVFDLFTELTEDEYLLDFPFIYASSLDGFAKKELEDDSDNIIPLLDCIVENINPPEGDAEKKLQFQATTLDYNDYVGRIAIGRVVNGVIHSQEQVSLIKVDGSIERGKIMKLYGFHDLGRTEIEEAYAGDIVGIAGFSEIQIGETISCLNEPEALPLIHVDEPTLQMNFSVNASPFAGQEGKFVTSRQIRKRLYDELEKNVSLRVEDTDTTDVFRVSGRGELHLSILIETMRREGFEFEVSKPEVIYKNIDGKQYEPYENLLIDVPEENAGTCIERLAGRKGEMLDMQVVGNRTNMNFSIPARGLIGFRSEFIRLTRGEGIMNHTFDSYKPFAGDIPKQRSGSLISFETGAAIPYALNQFEDRGVFFITPKTKVYRGMIVGECNRPQDVEINVCKTKKLTNTRSATADVMVTLQASRQMVLEDCLEYITDDELVEVTPDSVRMRKADLTLRRYNK, from the coding sequence ATGAAAAACCAAAAAATAAGAAATATAGCAATTATTGCTCACGTTGACCATGGTAAAACTACACTTGTTGATTGTATGCTTAAGCAAGCAGGAGTTTTTAGAGAAAATCAACAAGTTCAAGAAAGAGTTTTAGACAGTAATGATATTGAAAGAGAAAGAGGAATAACCATTCTTTCTAAAAATATATCAATAAATTACAACGGATATAAAATAAATGTTGTGGACACCCCGGGGCACGCAGATTTTGGTGGTGAAGTTGAACGTGTATTAGGTATGGTTGATGGAGCGTTGCTTATTGTTGATGCAGCAGAAGGACCAATGCCTCAAACAAGATTTGTATTGTCAAAAGCGTTAGAGCTTGGAATTAGAATTATTGTTGTTATTAATAAAATTGATAAACCAGCAGCAGACCCGGCGAAAGCACTGGACGATGTTTTTGATTTGTTTACAGAATTAACAGAAGATGAATATTTGCTAGATTTTCCGTTTATATATGCAAGTAGCTTAGATGGCTTTGCTAAAAAAGAATTAGAAGACGATTCTGATAATATTATACCTTTGTTGGATTGTATTGTTGAAAATATAAATCCACCTGAAGGTGACGCTGAAAAGAAACTTCAATTCCAAGCTACTACACTTGATTATAACGATTATGTAGGAAGAATAGCAATTGGTAGAGTTGTAAACGGTGTAATTCACTCTCAAGAACAAGTAAGTCTTATAAAAGTTGATGGAAGTATTGAACGTGGAAAAATAATGAAATTATATGGTTTCCACGATTTAGGAAGAACGGAAATAGAAGAAGCTTATGCAGGTGATATCGTTGGAATAGCAGGATTTTCTGAAATTCAAATAGGTGAAACAATTTCCTGTTTGAATGAACCTGAAGCTTTACCTTTAATCCACGTTGATGAACCAACATTACAAATGAATTTTTCCGTAAACGCAAGCCCATTTGCAGGACAAGAAGGGAAATTTGTTACAAGTAGACAAATAAGAAAAAGATTGTATGATGAACTTGAAAAAAACGTAAGTTTAAGAGTTGAAGATACAGATACTACAGATGTTTTCAGAGTTTCAGGACGTGGAGAACTTCATTTAAGTATTTTGATTGAAACCATGCGTAGAGAAGGTTTTGAGTTTGAAGTTTCAAAACCGGAAGTTATTTATAAAAATATAGACGGAAAACAATACGAACCTTATGAAAATTTGTTGATTGATGTTCCAGAGGAAAATGCAGGCACTTGCATAGAACGTTTAGCAGGCAGAAAAGGTGAAATGCTTGATATGCAAGTTGTAGGCAATAGAACAAATATGAATTTTTCAATACCTGCAAGAGGATTGATAGGTTTTAGAAGTGAATTTATCAGATTAACTCGTGGTGAAGGTATTATGAATCATACTTTTGACTCATATAAACCATTTGCAGGAGATATTCCAAAACAAAGAAGCGGTTCTTTGATTTCTTTTGAAACAGGTGCAGCAATTCCTTATGCATTAAATCAGTTTGAAGATAGAGGCGTTTTCTTTATAACACCGAAAACAAAAGTATATAGAGGAATGATTGTTGGTGAATGCAATAGACCTCAAGATGTTGAAATCAATGTATGTAAAACAAAAAAATTGACCAATACTCGTAGTGCTACAGCAGACGTTATGGTTACGTTACAAGCTTCTCGCCAAATGGTTTTAGAAGATTGCTTGGAATATATCACAGATGACGAACTTGTTGAAGTCACACCAGATAGTGTTAGAATGAGAAAAGCTGATTTAACATTAAGAAGATATAACAAGTAA
- a CDS encoding SDR family NAD(P)-dependent oxidoreductase produces the protein MNKNKNILITGSSKGIGLAIAKVLNTKNNNVIITGRDKDRLFKVINEHKFSAFFAFDLTKENAPQELIQIIENTYGSIDILINNAGEYVYNPIEKTTEAEIERLFKLNSIAPYLLTRAVIPKMKEKKWGRIINIGSISGAVGEGNASLYSMTKSAFSGFTKALALELAQDNITVNTINPGWVDTELVNNDNLEDTFSKEEIIEMIPQRRFVHPDEVGNLCKYLISDNAKGLTGQSINLCAGLSIG, from the coding sequence ATGAACAAAAATAAAAATATACTTATAACAGGCTCCTCCAAGGGGATTGGACTTGCTATAGCAAAAGTTTTAAATACAAAAAATAATAATGTTATTATCACAGGGCGTGACAAAGACCGCTTGTTTAAAGTAATAAATGAACACAAGTTCAGTGCTTTTTTTGCATTTGATTTAACAAAAGAAAATGCACCCCAAGAGCTAATCCAAATAATAGAAAACACATACGGGTCAATAGATATTCTCATAAATAATGCCGGTGAGTATGTATATAATCCTATCGAAAAAACGACTGAAGCAGAAATTGAAAGATTGTTTAAACTTAATTCGATAGCTCCTTATCTTTTAACAAGAGCCGTTATTCCTAAAATGAAAGAAAAAAAATGGGGAAGAATTATAAATATAGGTTCAATATCCGGTGCTGTAGGTGAGGGAAATGCGTCACTATACTCAATGACAAAATCTGCTTTTTCAGGTTTTACAAAAGCTCTTGCTCTTGAACTTGCTCAAGATAATATAACCGTAAACACTATTAACCCCGGCTGGGTTGATACAGAACTTGTAAATAATGATAATCTTGAAGATACTTTTTCCAAAGAAGAAATAATAGAAATGATTCCCCAAAGAAGATTTGTACACCCTGACGAAGTCGGAAACTTGTGTAAATATCTTATTTCTGATAATGCTAAAGGTTTGACAGGGCAATCAATTAACCTATGTGCAGGATTATCTATCGGATAA
- a CDS encoding ComF family protein yields MINLIKKLLDYLYKQKCYFCSQSLENTIFCSKCYDKIKFLEYKKLNNIDSCAIYGAVYYKDIIKKLIRGVKYHNQKELAKYQAKLMFEYWKKIQCKNEIYTVVPVPLHKNRIKKRKYNHMDLVGEEFCKLTGYYFCPDFVIREKDTKPQYKLNKEERENNLKNAFSINKEHKPKSPILLIDDITTTGSTFYEIIKLLNKNSIKDVTAFATAIPEHNNFYIQ; encoded by the coding sequence ATGATAAATTTGATAAAAAAACTACTTGATTACCTTTATAAACAAAAGTGCTATTTTTGTTCTCAATCTCTCGAAAATACGATTTTTTGTTCAAAATGCTATGATAAAATTAAATTTTTAGAATATAAAAAGCTTAATAATATTGATAGTTGTGCTATATATGGTGCAGTATATTACAAAGATATTATTAAAAAATTAATAAGAGGAGTCAAATATCACAATCAAAAAGAGCTTGCAAAATATCAAGCTAAATTGATGTTTGAATATTGGAAAAAAATACAATGCAAAAATGAAATTTATACAGTTGTTCCTGTTCCTTTACATAAAAACAGAATAAAAAAAAGAAAATACAACCACATGGATTTAGTAGGGGAAGAATTTTGCAAACTAACCGGATATTATTTCTGCCCTGATTTTGTTATCCGAGAAAAAGACACAAAACCACAATACAAATTAAATAAAGAAGAAAGAGAAAATAACCTGAAAAATGCTTTTTCTATAAATAAAGAACATAAACCCAAATCTCCCATCTTATTAATAGATGACATAACAACGACAGGCTCAACTTTTTATGAAATAATTAAATTATTAAACAAAAATAGCATAAAGGATGTAACGGCTTTTGCAACAGCAATTCCCGAGCATAATAATTTTTACATACAATGA
- the thrB gene encoding homoserine kinase, which produces MKVTVRVPATTANIGPGFDCMGMALPIYNEVTIEETVLPGTGVEINIIDEEQEFDTLSIPTDENNIVYKAVDLLYNSIGQTASELKISIKTHIPIAKGLGSSASVIVGGLIAANELLGRPADEAALLSIATEVEGHPDNIAPAILGGFVLSSQEEDGSVLYRKLPWPKDWKITVCIPDYELATEISRSVLPEKVEIKDAAFNARRCAMLVNALYTEDSELMSAALHDKLHQQYRVKLVPGLKEITDKLKHEDNVLGSVLSGAGPAMIVISKGGSLDKIKEIVSQTWFDLNVKCVIKTLDIEENGAVII; this is translated from the coding sequence ATGAAAGTTACAGTTAGAGTGCCGGCTACAACGGCTAATATAGGACCGGGATTTGATTGTATGGGAATGGCTCTTCCTATATATAATGAAGTGACAATTGAAGAAACTGTTTTACCGGGAACAGGCGTCGAGATAAATATTATCGACGAAGAACAAGAATTTGATACTCTTTCTATTCCGACAGATGAAAATAACATAGTTTATAAAGCAGTTGACCTTTTGTATAATTCTATAGGTCAAACAGCAAGTGAACTCAAAATTTCAATAAAAACACACATTCCGATTGCAAAAGGATTAGGTAGTAGTGCTTCTGTTATTGTAGGCGGATTAATAGCAGCAAATGAACTTTTAGGAAGACCTGCAGATGAAGCAGCACTTCTTTCTATAGCTACAGAAGTTGAGGGACATCCTGATAATATAGCACCTGCTATTTTGGGCGGATTTGTTTTGTCTTCACAAGAAGAAGATGGAAGTGTTTTGTATAGAAAATTGCCATGGCCAAAAGATTGGAAAATAACAGTTTGTATCCCTGATTACGAATTGGCGACTGAAATTTCTCGTTCTGTTTTGCCTGAAAAAGTTGAAATAAAAGACGCGGCATTTAATGCAAGACGTTGTGCAATGCTTGTTAATGCTTTATATACAGAAGATTCTGAACTAATGTCTGCTGCTTTACACGATAAACTTCACCAACAATACAGAGTTAAATTGGTTCCAGGGTTAAAAGAAATTACAGATAAATTGAAACACGAAGATAATGTATTAGGTAGCGTGTTGAGTGGTGCAGGTCCTGCAATGATAGTAATATCAAAGGGCGGTTCTTTGGATAAAATAAAAGAAATCGTATCTCAAACTTGGTTTGATCTGAATGTAAAATGTGTTATAAAAACATTAGATATAGAAGAAAATGGTGCAGTAATAATATAA
- a CDS encoding chemotaxis protein CheW, producing the protein MVSYLETKEWLVFRLYNNKYAIPGKEVSSLFQIPDVTVLQNYDKKVRGLIKYQNKIIQLIDIKKVLNIKSTQDEIKEFEELMDARLQDHVVWLKRLEEKVLNDSNDELVTDPHECAFGKWYDSYNPESYNILFISTFKKFDRPHKAIHQIAHKVDELLKTGEKQKAIDLIKAVKDTDLKQMIEYFDIIKQSFKESKKEIVIAFTNGDTILSFPVDEVMSIEDIKDISEETVTNSSVNSNFITAVGKRKNEEVVFIINQKIFFEQYGYKK; encoded by the coding sequence ATGGTTAGTTATTTAGAAACAAAAGAGTGGCTTGTTTTCAGGCTTTATAATAATAAATATGCAATTCCAGGGAAAGAAGTAAGTTCGCTTTTTCAAATTCCTGATGTTACGGTTTTACAAAATTATGATAAAAAAGTCAGAGGATTAATAAAATATCAAAATAAAATTATTCAATTAATTGATATTAAAAAAGTTCTTAATATAAAATCAACACAAGATGAAATAAAAGAATTTGAAGAGTTAATGGATGCAAGGCTTCAAGACCATGTTGTCTGGTTAAAAAGACTGGAAGAAAAAGTTTTAAACGATTCGAATGACGAATTAGTGACAGACCCACACGAATGTGCCTTTGGCAAATGGTATGATTCTTATAATCCAGAATCATATAATATTTTATTTATTTCTACCTTTAAAAAATTTGATAGACCTCATAAAGCAATTCATCAAATTGCTCATAAAGTTGATGAATTATTAAAAACAGGCGAAAAACAAAAAGCAATAGACTTGATAAAAGCTGTGAAAGATACTGATTTAAAACAGATGATTGAGTATTTTGATATAATAAAACAATCTTTTAAGGAAAGTAAAAAAGAAATTGTCATAGCTTTTACAAACGGGGATACAATTTTAAGCTTTCCCGTTGATGAAGTTATGTCTATTGAAGATATAAAAGATATTTCAGAAGAAACGGTTACTAATTCAAGTGTAAATTCTAATTTTATTACGGCGGTCGGTAAAAGAAAGAATGAAGAAGTCGTTTTTATAATCAATCAAAAAATATTTTTTGAGCAATACGGATATAAAAAATAA
- the dnaN gene encoding DNA polymerase III subunit beta, whose translation MLFTIDRDSLLNKLKIVEKITIPRGIQPVLANILFEATEGTLKLSATDLDISIITNTMASVKEEGKITLPAKKTFEIVSKLPDKPVDFSLNKDTNVVTITCGHSKFDIIGISAEEFPVLSTEEELSKKESIEIDMEPFVKSIKHTVYAAANYENRNIISGVFCNIADEKLEMAATDGNRLTRIIENIKNKDEKTAKIVIPSKTLQEFLRVSSFVAEEKVALHVDSAKVIIQTKSFLIISRLLEGEYPPYKQLIPAKTEKTAIVKRDDLISALERVSCMVNDRTSIVKFVFEEGKLLLKAETPDSGTSEDMIDVEYEGEELAIAFNYKYVLDSVKIMESKNTQIGLGGSLSATIFKPDSEEDYLCLIMPIQIR comes from the coding sequence ATGCTTTTTACAATTGATAGAGATTCGTTGCTAAATAAATTGAAAATTGTTGAAAAAATAACAATACCACGTGGTATTCAACCTGTTTTAGCAAACATATTGTTTGAAGCAACGGAAGGTACCCTCAAGTTAAGTGCTACAGACCTTGATATTTCTATAATTACTAATACAATGGCTTCTGTAAAAGAGGAAGGAAAAATTACACTTCCAGCTAAAAAAACTTTTGAAATTGTTTCTAAACTACCTGACAAACCGGTTGATTTTTCATTGAATAAAGATACAAATGTAGTAACAATAACATGCGGACATTCAAAATTTGATATAATAGGTATTTCCGCAGAGGAATTTCCTGTTTTAAGCACAGAAGAAGAACTTTCCAAAAAAGAATCTATCGAAATTGATATGGAACCTTTTGTTAAATCAATAAAACATACAGTTTATGCTGCAGCAAATTATGAAAACAGAAATATAATAAGTGGTGTTTTTTGTAACATTGCAGATGAAAAGCTAGAAATGGCAGCAACAGATGGTAATAGATTAACAAGAATTATTGAAAATATTAAAAATAAAGACGAAAAAACAGCAAAAATTGTTATTCCGTCAAAAACATTGCAAGAATTTTTAAGAGTCAGCTCTTTTGTAGCAGAAGAAAAAGTTGCATTGCACGTAGATTCTGCAAAAGTTATTATTCAAACAAAGAGCTTTTTGATTATATCAAGATTGTTAGAGGGCGAATATCCTCCTTATAAACAATTAATTCCTGCAAAAACAGAAAAAACAGCCATAGTTAAAAGAGATGATTTGATAAGTGCATTAGAGAGAGTCTCTTGTATGGTTAATGATAGAACCAGCATTGTAAAATTTGTATTTGAAGAAGGAAAATTGTTATTGAAAGCGGAAACTCCAGATTCAGGTACATCAGAAGATATGATTGATGTAGAGTATGAAGGTGAAGAACTTGCAATCGCATTTAATTATAAATATGTATTGGATTCAGTTAAAATAATGGAAAGTAAAAATACTCAAATAGGATTAGGTGGAAGTCTTTCTGCAACTATATTTAAACCAGATAGTGAAGAAGATTATTTGTGCTTGATAATGCCGATTCAAATTAGATAA